The Planktothrix sp. FACHB-1365 genome has a segment encoding these proteins:
- a CDS encoding DUF2059 domain-containing protein, whose amino-acid sequence MFLKQILLLGTVLYLGVVVPAPVNAQSVPEPQLQLSQQAVPEQKRQLIKELIELTGGEKMFRNVSQITAVQMQQEINGILQSIIPESSGISEAKKEEMINTINEDMNRIVSQYNQRLMEQLDFNKIMETVYYPLYDKYFTEEDLQAMIDFYNTPTGKKTITVMPELLVESMQRVSQIIQPQAIQIFKEIFEQEIERFNSK is encoded by the coding sequence GTGTTCTTAAAGCAAATTTTATTACTCGGAACCGTTTTATATTTAGGTGTGGTTGTCCCTGCACCCGTCAACGCGCAATCTGTTCCAGAACCCCAATTACAATTATCTCAACAAGCGGTTCCTGAGCAGAAACGTCAACTGATTAAGGAATTAATTGAACTGACAGGAGGCGAAAAAATGTTTCGCAATGTCAGTCAAATTACAGCCGTACAAATGCAACAAGAGATTAATGGAATTTTACAATCGATTATTCCTGAATCATCGGGGATTTCAGAAGCCAAAAAAGAAGAAATGATCAATACAATCAATGAAGATATGAATCGCATTGTTAGCCAATATAATCAGCGATTAATGGAACAACTTGATTTTAATAAAATTATGGAAACGGTTTATTATCCCCTTTATGATAAATATTTTACCGAAGAAGATTTGCAAGCCATGATTGATTTCTATAATACCCCAACGGGTAAAAAAACGATTACTGTCATGCCAGAACTATTGGTAGAATCGATGCAACGAGTCTCGCAAATTATTCAACCTCAAGCCATCCAAATTTTTAAAGAAATATTTGAACAGGAAATTGAGCGTTTTAATTCTAAATAG
- a CDS encoding DVUA0089 family protein, giving the protein MNSLFFRFATFGLFSVGALIHVPVANASVSKTISILPQSSVPSADFISNSGDSRLILAQDATEEETNIQVYEKASPAVVSIDTEKTNGSGTIISPDGLVLTNAHVVSSGGTVTVTLADGRKLEAEVMAFGEDGLDLAVLKIRNGRNLPTIPIASPNSVKVGQRAFAIGNPFGQFQNTLTVGIVSRLDKERNLIQTDAAINPGNSGGPLLNSAGELIGVNTAIFTRGQGGGNIGIGFAISVDKVPPFLQAVREGRAPRTAPPETPAFETQNAKQIELNGPEVTDTLKQGDKVLPVDNSFYHVYAFTGKAGQQVTIEMNSKEVDSYLILLSEDGSELAQDDDSGGENNAKISITLPTDGTYILLVNSYEAGESGSYRLKLKATAFSPNDPTKGLILNQEGELENTDSVLSSDGSLYDEYTFDGQQGQSILIRLESRDFDPYLALFDPQGNLIAENDDASRSEKNASIRVTLPATGRYRVVVNAYDKTGRGQYLLTVR; this is encoded by the coding sequence ATGAATTCCTTATTTTTTAGATTTGCAACATTTGGACTGTTCTCTGTTGGAGCCTTGATTCATGTCCCGGTTGCCAACGCCAGTGTCTCAAAAACAATTTCGATTTTACCTCAATCCTCAGTTCCCTCTGCCGATTTTATCTCCAATTCAGGTGATTCCCGCCTTATTTTGGCTCAAGATGCAACGGAAGAAGAAACCAATATTCAAGTGTATGAAAAGGCTAGTCCGGCTGTCGTTTCCATCGATACTGAAAAAACCAATGGCAGTGGAACGATTATTAGTCCCGATGGTTTAGTATTAACCAATGCCCATGTTGTCTCTAGCGGGGGAACTGTCACCGTTACCTTAGCCGATGGTCGCAAATTAGAAGCGGAGGTGATGGCTTTTGGGGAAGATGGACTTGATTTAGCGGTTCTGAAAATTCGCAATGGGAGAAATTTACCCACTATTCCCATTGCAAGTCCTAATTCGGTGAAAGTTGGTCAACGGGCCTTTGCTATTGGCAACCCCTTTGGTCAATTCCAAAACACCTTAACGGTAGGAATTGTTAGCCGTCTCGATAAAGAGCGGAATTTAATTCAAACCGATGCGGCTATTAACCCTGGTAATTCCGGTGGCCCCTTACTCAACAGTGCTGGGGAATTAATTGGGGTGAATACCGCGATTTTTACACGGGGTCAAGGGGGGGGTAATATTGGCATTGGCTTTGCGATTTCCGTTGATAAAGTTCCCCCGTTTTTGCAAGCTGTTCGAGAGGGACGGGCACCGCGCACGGCTCCGCCAGAAACCCCGGCTTTTGAAACTCAAAATGCTAAACAAATTGAATTAAACGGGCCAGAAGTTACAGATACTTTGAAACAAGGGGATAAAGTTTTACCCGTTGATAATAGTTTTTATCATGTTTATGCTTTTACCGGAAAAGCGGGTCAACAAGTCACTATTGAAATGAATAGTAAGGAGGTTGATTCCTATTTAATTTTGTTAAGTGAAGATGGGAGTGAATTAGCTCAAGATGATGATAGCGGGGGAGAGAATAATGCAAAAATTAGTATTACTTTACCGACGGATGGGACTTATATTTTATTAGTCAATTCTTACGAAGCGGGAGAATCCGGCTCTTATCGTTTAAAGTTGAAAGCAACTGCATTTTCACCCAATGATCCTACAAAAGGTCTGATTTTAAATCAAGAAGGAGAATTAGAAAATACAGACTCGGTATTATCATCCGATGGTAGTTTGTATGACGAATATACCTTTGATGGACAGCAAGGTCAGTCTATTTTGATTCGTTTGGAAAGTCGGGATTTTGATCCCTATTTGGCATTATTTGACCCCCAGGGAAACTTAATTGCTGAAAATGATGATGCGAGTCGGTCAGAGAAAAACGCATCTATTCGAGTGACCTTACCTGCAACAGGTCGGTATCGTGTCGTTGTCAATGCTTATGATAAAACGGGTCGAGGTCAATATTTATTGACCGTTCGTTAA
- a CDS encoding PPC domain-containing protein, translating into MQKMLIWTTTMGVLMLLQTPLLNVLNVSKIEFLRGLIPENVLAQETPTPQPSVSPSPVPEVEETPAPNPPTPTPTPQPSPTGAPPTSTPNTMLLDQQGELQEGDKVLPSDKSLYDEYTFDGQQGQQITISLESSEFDTYLAVYTPDNQLLQEHDDINQNNSNSQITVTLPKTGTYRVIVNAYDSKGKGKYLLKVQ; encoded by the coding sequence ATGCAAAAAATGTTAATTTGGACAACAACAATGGGTGTATTGATGTTGCTTCAAACTCCATTGTTGAATGTTCTGAATGTTTCTAAAATTGAATTCTTGAGAGGGTTAATACCTGAAAACGTTTTAGCTCAGGAAACACCCACTCCCCAACCTTCAGTAAGTCCGAGTCCTGTACCGGAGGTTGAAGAAACACCTGCACCCAACCCACCCACCCCAACCCCAACTCCTCAACCTTCTCCTACTGGAGCTCCCCCGACATCGACTCCTAATACTATGTTGTTAGATCAGCAGGGGGAATTGCAAGAGGGAGATAAGGTTTTACCTTCTGATAAAAGTTTGTATGATGAATACACCTTTGACGGACAACAAGGTCAACAAATTACGATTTCTTTAGAAAGTTCTGAGTTTGATACTTATCTGGCGGTTTATACCCCAGACAATCAATTACTGCAAGAACATGATGATATTAATCAAAATAATTCCAATTCTCAAATTACCGTCACGTTACCGAAAACAGGAACCTATCGCGTGATTGTTAATGCTTATGATAGCAAGGGGAAAGGAAAGTATTTGCTTAAAGTTCAGTAA
- the tmk gene encoding dTMP kinase translates to MGGKLIVFEGVEGGGKTTQMQRIQVWLQTVTDAPVVMTREPGGTVLGQELRRLLLEYQGEELIQDRAELLMYAADRAQHVEGFLKPLLYQGTIILCDRYTDSTIAYQGYGRGLDLSLIEQLNHIATQGLESDLTVWLDVDVELGLARTRNRGKIDRMEQASLEFHQRVKQGFQRLAETYPERIVTIDGTLTVDEVTEKIQWVLSQKLIEWGFRV, encoded by the coding sequence ATGGGGGGAAAATTAATTGTGTTTGAAGGGGTTGAAGGCGGCGGAAAAACGACTCAGATGCAGAGGATTCAAGTTTGGTTGCAAACTGTGACGGATGCACCTGTGGTCATGACCCGCGAACCGGGGGGAACTGTCTTAGGCCAGGAGTTGAGACGTTTATTATTAGAATATCAGGGGGAAGAACTGATTCAAGATCGGGCAGAATTGTTAATGTATGCTGCCGATCGCGCTCAACACGTTGAGGGCTTTCTTAAACCGTTATTATACCAGGGAACGATTATTTTATGCGATCGCTACACAGACTCAACTATTGCGTATCAAGGCTATGGTCGAGGGTTAGATTTGAGTTTAATTGAACAATTGAATCACATTGCGACCCAGGGTTTAGAAAGTGATTTAACGGTATGGTTAGATGTGGATGTGGAACTGGGACTTGCCAGAACTCGCAACCGAGGTAAAATTGATCGCATGGAACAAGCCAGTCTGGAATTTCATCAGCGTGTAAAACAAGGGTTTCAACGATTAGCTGAAACTTATCCAGAGCGAATTGTAACGATTGATGGAACGTTAACGGTTGATGAAGTGACTGAAAAAATTCAATGGGTTTTAAGTCAAAAATTAATAGAATGGGGATTCAGGGTTTAA
- the holB gene encoding DNA polymerase III subunit delta', translating to MNAFFDRLIEQQPAIELLTQVVAQNRIAPAYLFAGVDGIGRTLAANCFIEFLLCQNLDKKVDEKQIRSRIQQRNHPDILWVEPTYLHQGKRLSAKEAAEAGVKRKAPPQIRIEQIREISQFLSRPPLEASRLIVVVEHAESMAESAANGLLKTLEEPGKAIIILIAPGIDSLLPTLVSRCAKIPFYRLTDEGMKQVLKQQNLTDILSHTEILAMAQGSPGQAISHWQQLQTIPVEFLNKVKKPPSNLRAALELAKEISQTLDSEGQLWLVDYLQHCDWQNQQKKGIIDDQFLKQLEKARKYLLNYVQPRLVWECTLMSQFLS from the coding sequence ATGAATGCTTTTTTTGATCGGTTAATTGAACAACAACCTGCTATTGAGTTATTAACACAAGTAGTAGCCCAAAATCGTATTGCTCCGGCTTATTTATTTGCGGGGGTGGATGGGATTGGTCGGACGTTAGCAGCGAACTGTTTTATTGAATTTTTATTGTGTCAAAATCTCGATAAAAAAGTTGATGAAAAACAAATTCGTTCTCGAATTCAACAAAGAAATCACCCGGATATTCTTTGGGTAGAACCCACTTATTTACATCAAGGAAAACGTCTGTCTGCAAAAGAAGCCGCGGAAGCGGGAGTGAAACGGAAAGCACCGCCTCAAATTCGCATTGAACAAATTCGAGAAATTAGTCAATTTTTAAGTCGTCCTCCCTTAGAAGCGTCTCGATTAATAGTAGTAGTTGAACACGCAGAATCGATGGCAGAATCCGCCGCCAATGGATTATTAAAAACGTTAGAAGAACCGGGAAAAGCAATAATTATTTTAATAGCACCGGGAATTGATTCGTTATTACCAACATTAGTATCTCGGTGTGCAAAAATTCCGTTTTATCGGTTAACGGATGAAGGCATGAAGCAGGTTTTAAAACAACAAAATTTAACGGATATTTTATCCCATACTGAAATTTTAGCAATGGCGCAAGGAAGCCCCGGACAAGCGATTTCCCATTGGCAACAATTACAAACTATTCCAGTAGAATTTTTAAATAAAGTTAAAAAACCTCCGTCTAATTTAAGAGCCGCTTTAGAGTTGGCTAAAGAAATTAGTCAAACCTTGGATAGTGAAGGACAATTGTGGTTAGTGGATTATTTACAACATTGTGATTGGCAAAACCAACAAAAAAAGGGAATCATTGATGATCAATTTTTAAAACAGTTAGAAAAAGCTCGAAAATATTTATTAAATTATGTGCAACCGCGATTAGTTTGGGAATGTACGTTAATGAGTCAATTTTTATCCTAA
- a CDS encoding FUSC family protein: protein MTGILADKQFRFLLKPSGNLKLARGLRLTIALSVSLAVGQLTGHPDVGFAVGIDSLFFLLSDAGGFYSTRAISLLFTIIISTGLVTLATLVSNILLFKLILTFFSLFFAGYIAVFGHPGVLSGIVIGLFTLVTLYLPAGGWEIASERAMICLIAGGWTMILCLGIWPLNPYLPLKKSISQCYQAIADYINQGKNCSSIEELKRVNQLRETLENARQAWTLNRKLRLGNTPFGEAVIILVQDADHLITSIVTLTELAQLHQYDPQFITVGLLVDDALAKIALFCQNLIKLLWNQSVSIDSYNLKRIAIAIAQQKQLQQQTIGNQVEDYPALVIIETIVSTLETIIRQLDCTAKTITQIRKNQSINHPQKDKILSAETETLSQFKLISGLDPLRDNFTLDSSFFRHGLRLGIMTTMGVAIYSVAELPQGNWLTITILVVLQPNFGGTFQRFFHRMFGTIIGAIITPILWMSIPNSLILESLNLGSIILGFSLVPFHYGLAVFFISIFAIGLEMSREGGNWQVAMVRFLWTCIGAALAFVGAFVLFRSQEKEQLSAKLLKAITASNDYFNMVLSVYLGTASDDLNRITKQRQKTRLAYFNAQAALQQLSSDPNTSTAEIEPKMTLLIYLHRFSRSVSILLAQLEHFTGTEPHPELATFVEQVNQFFDQLVNGILTGTLPPAFPNFEPSIQAIQNHLHALQATRLQEFAREQNYTPTRQILKDYTILGIELNQMLDSLNSIHSTMIRY, encoded by the coding sequence ATGACTGGAATTCTGGCTGACAAACAATTTCGTTTTCTTCTCAAACCTAGCGGTAATCTTAAATTGGCAAGGGGATTAAGATTAACTATCGCATTATCAGTTTCTCTCGCCGTTGGACAATTAACAGGTCATCCTGATGTCGGTTTTGCGGTCGGAATTGATAGTTTATTTTTTCTTCTGAGTGATGCGGGGGGATTTTATTCAACACGGGCAATTTCTTTACTATTTACGATTATAATTTCTACGGGATTAGTTACGTTAGCAACCTTAGTTTCCAATATTTTATTGTTTAAACTAATATTAACATTTTTCAGCTTATTTTTTGCCGGATATATTGCTGTATTTGGACATCCTGGGGTGTTGTCGGGAATTGTGATTGGCTTATTTACTTTAGTAACCTTATATTTACCTGCTGGAGGTTGGGAAATTGCGAGTGAAAGAGCGATGATTTGTCTGATAGCAGGAGGATGGACAATGATCTTGTGTTTAGGAATTTGGCCGTTAAATCCCTATCTTCCCTTAAAAAAATCGATTAGTCAATGTTATCAAGCTATTGCAGACTATATTAATCAGGGTAAAAATTGTTCTTCAATAGAAGAATTAAAACGGGTGAATCAACTTCGAGAAACCTTAGAAAATGCTCGTCAAGCTTGGACATTAAACCGTAAATTAAGGTTAGGAAATACGCCGTTTGGGGAAGCCGTTATTATTTTAGTTCAGGATGCTGATCATTTAATTACATCCATTGTCACCTTAACAGAATTAGCCCAACTTCATCAATATGATCCCCAATTTATCACCGTTGGTCTTTTAGTTGATGATGCTTTAGCAAAAATAGCTTTATTTTGTCAAAATTTAATTAAACTTTTATGGAATCAATCGGTTTCTATTGATAGTTATAATTTAAAACGGATTGCAATAGCAATCGCTCAACAAAAACAACTACAACAACAAACAATTGGCAATCAAGTTGAAGATTATCCGGCTTTAGTGATTATAGAAACCATTGTTTCAACCTTAGAAACGATTATTCGTCAATTAGATTGTACCGCAAAAACTATCACTCAAATCAGAAAGAATCAATCGATTAATCACCCCCAAAAAGATAAAATATTATCCGCAGAAACCGAAACTTTATCCCAATTTAAACTAATATCGGGGTTAGATCCCTTGCGAGATAACTTTACCTTAGATTCTAGCTTTTTTCGTCATGGGTTACGGTTAGGAATTATGACAACTATGGGGGTTGCTATTTATAGTGTAGCTGAACTTCCCCAGGGAAATTGGTTAACAATCACAATTTTAGTTGTCCTACAACCTAATTTTGGTGGAACGTTTCAACGGTTTTTCCATCGAATGTTCGGAACAATAATAGGGGCAATCATTACCCCTATTCTTTGGATGAGTATTCCCAATTCCTTGATTTTAGAAAGTCTTAATTTGGGTTCTATTATTTTAGGATTTTCTTTAGTTCCCTTTCATTATGGTTTAGCTGTATTTTTTATTTCTATTTTTGCCATTGGATTAGAAATGAGTCGAGAGGGGGGAAATTGGCAAGTGGCAATGGTTCGTTTTCTCTGGACTTGTATCGGTGCTGCGTTAGCATTTGTCGGTGCATTTGTGTTGTTTAGATCTCAGGAAAAAGAACAGCTATCGGCTAAATTACTTAAGGCAATTACAGCATCTAATGATTATTTTAATATGGTTTTATCGGTTTATTTAGGAACTGCATCCGATGATTTAAACAGAATAACAAAACAACGACAAAAAACCCGTTTAGCTTATTTTAATGCTCAAGCGGCATTACAGCAGTTAAGTAGTGATCCCAATACCTCCACTGCGGAAATCGAACCGAAAATGACCTTATTAATTTATTTGCATCGATTTAGTCGGTCTGTTAGTATTTTATTGGCACAATTAGAACATTTTACAGGGACTGAACCCCATCCTGAATTAGCGACTTTTGTTGAACAAGTGAATCAATTTTTTGATCAATTAGTTAATGGAATTTTAACCGGAACTTTACCACCAGCTTTTCCCAATTTTGAACCCTCTATCCAAGCGATACAAAACCATTTACACGCCTTACAAGCAACTCGACTACAAGAGTTTGCACGAGAGCAAAACTATACCCCTACTCGTCAAATTTTAAAGGATTATACAATTTTAGGAATTGAACTCAATCAAATGCTTGATTCTCTTAATTCCATTCATTCAACGATGATTCGCTATTGA